Below is a genomic region from Candidatus Polarisedimenticolia bacterium.
CTCCCGCAGATCGGCCGAGCGGGACAGGAGCGTCTGGCGAAGGCGAGAGTCGCCGTGGTGGGACTGGGGGCGCTGGGCTGCGTCGTGTCGGATTACCTGGCGCGAGCCGGAGTGGGACATCTCACGCTGGTGGATCGCGACCTGGTGGAAGAAGGGAACCTGCAGCGCCAGCTCCTGTTCGACGAGGAAGACGCGCGCGAGGGGATTCCCAAGGCCGAGGCCGCCCGGTGCCGGCTGCAGCGCGCCAACCGCCGCGTCCGCATCGAGGCGGCGAGCCGGCATTTGGACAGCGGCAACGCCGGCGAGCTGCTCGACTCAAGCCAGCTGATCCTGGACGGCACCGACAATTTCGAGACCCGCTTCCTGCTGAACGACTGCTCGCTGGAGTGGGGGGTTCCATGGATTTACGGCGCCTGCATCGGAAGCCTGGGAGTGGTCACCCCTTTCGTGCCGCGGAGCACCGCCTGCCTGCGGTGCCTGGTGGATCCCGACGACCCGGCGCCGGAGCCCAGCTGCGAGACGGCCGGCATCCTGGGCCCCGCGGCGGGAATCGTCGGGTCGCTGCAGGCGGCGATTGCCCTCCGCCTGATCGTGGAAGGCAGCACCGGCGGCTGGGGTCCCATGCAGGTCGATGTCTGGAGCGGGCGGATGATCTCGCTGGCCCCTCCTTCCGCCGAACCTGGCTGCCCGGCGTGCTGCGAAGGAAAGCTCGAATTCCTCCAAGGAGGGCGCGGCAGCTCCTCGGAGGTCTTGTGCGGCCGGGAGGCGGTGCAAATCCTCCCGAAAGGCGGTGTGCCCC
It encodes:
- a CDS encoding ThiF family adenylyltransferase — protein: MAPYPGGDDSRYQRQVRLPQIGRAGQERLAKARVAVVGLGALGCVVSDYLARAGVGHLTLVDRDLVEEGNLQRQLLFDEEDAREGIPKAEAARCRLQRANRRVRIEAASRHLDSGNAGELLDSSQLILDGTDNFETRFLLNDCSLEWGVPWIYGACIGSLGVVTPFVPRSTACLRCLVDPDDPAPEPSCETAGILGPAAGIVGSLQAAIALRLIVEGSTGGWGPMQVDVWSGRMISLAPPSAEPGCPACCEGKLEFLQGGRGSSSEVLCGREAVQILPKGGVPRDLEAAARTLADLGEVRRTPALVRAVVFGHTLSLFPDGRAIVFGTADPARARALLDRCLGGN